ACCGAGATCCGGGTCAAGGAAGGCGACCGGGTGAGGGGAGGAGAGACCGTGATGGGAGTGCTCAAGCCATGAGGCGTGGTCAGGCGCCGGATGGAGGGCTACAAGCATGAGGCGCCGACATCTGCCGGGTGAGGGAGCGCGCGGTCCGCGGCGTCGACGCTGGCAGGAGCTCCGCGAGCAGCGGCGCCGGGGCATCTTCCTGCTGCCGAGCCTGCTGACCACCGGGAATCTCTTCTGCGGCTTCCTGGCCCTCGTCCTGACCGCGCAACAGCGCTTCACCGAGGCCGCGGTGTCTCTGTTCGTCGCGATGGTCATGGACATGCTCGACGGCAAGGTGGCGCGGCTCACCAAGACCACCACCCAGTTCGGCGTGGAGTTCGACTCGCTCGCCGACGTGGTCTCGTTCGGCGTCGCTCCCGCGTTCATGGTTTACTCGCTGGCCCTCGCCCCGCTCGGGCGCGCGGCCTGGCTGGGGGCCTTCCTGTTCGTGATCTGCGGCGCCCTGCGCCTGGCCCGCTTCAACGTATACACCGGCGTCACGGACCGACGCTACTTCGTGGGCCTGCCCATTCCCGCCGCCGCGGGCATGGTGGCCTCGGTGGCGCTGCTCGTGGACGGTGACGAGCTCGAGCGCTGGCAGGCGAGCCTGATCGCGATCGGCACCTATCTCGTCTCGCTCCTCATGGTCTCCACGTTCCGCTACTACAGCTTCAAGGAGATCGATCTCTCGCGGCGGCGCCCCGTCGGGCTCCTGCTCCTCGTCGTCCTCGGCGTGCTGATCGTTGCCACCCACCCGCAGTGGTTCCTCTTCGCCCTCTTCGCCGCGTATCTCCTGAGCGGCCCCACGCGTCCCCTCTGGGCACGCCGCCGGGACATGCTGCTGTTGGCGGACAAGGCCCCGCGGGACGCGCACTGATACGACAAGGAGTCTCGACGTGAGCGTGCACAAGATCGCGTTCCTGCCCGGCGACGGCATCGGCCAGGAGGTCACCCCCGAGGCGCGCCGCGTCCTCGAGGTGGTGGGCAAGGCCACCGGGGCCAGCTTCGAGTTCGAGATGGGCCTGGTGGGCGGCGCCGCCATCGACGCCACCGGCGGCCCGCTGCCCGAGGCCGCGCTGCGGCTGTGCCAGCAGGCGGACGCCATCCTGTTCGGCTCCGTGGGCGGGCCCAAGTGGGACAGCCTGCCGCAGGAAGTGCGGCCGGAGCGCGGCCTGCTCCGCATCCGCAAGGAGCTGGACCTCTTCGCCAACCTCCGTCCGGCGAAGTGCTTCCCCATGCTGGTGGACGCCTCGCCGCTCAAGCGCTCGGTCGTGGAGGGGACGGACCTGATGGTGATCCGCGAGCTCACCGCCGGCCTCTACTTCGGCGAGCCGCGCGGCCGCGAGGTCCTGCCCGGCGGCGGCGAGAAGGCCATCAACACGATGTCGTACACCACCAAGGAGATCGAGCGTGTGGTGCGCGCCGCGTTCGACGTGGCGATGAAGCGGAAGAAGCGGCTGGCCTCGGTGGACAAGTCCAACGTGCTCATCGTGTCCCAGCTGTGGCGGGACACCGTGAACCGTGTGGCCAAGGACTATCCCCAGGTGGAAGTGGAGCACGTGCTCGTCGACAACTGCGCGATGGCCCTGATCCACAAGCCGACCCACTTCGACACGCTGGTCACCGAGAACACC
Above is a window of Candidatus Methylomirabilota bacterium DNA encoding:
- the pssA gene encoding CDP-diacylglycerol--serine O-phosphatidyltransferase → MRRRHLPGEGARGPRRRRWQELREQRRRGIFLLPSLLTTGNLFCGFLALVLTAQQRFTEAAVSLFVAMVMDMLDGKVARLTKTTTQFGVEFDSLADVVSFGVAPAFMVYSLALAPLGRAAWLGAFLFVICGALRLARFNVYTGVTDRRYFVGLPIPAAAGMVASVALLVDGDELERWQASLIAIGTYLVSLLMVSTFRYYSFKEIDLSRRRPVGLLLLVVLGVLIVATHPQWFLFALFAAYLLSGPTRPLWARRRDMLLLADKAPRDAH
- the leuB gene encoding 3-isopropylmalate dehydrogenase yields the protein MHKIAFLPGDGIGQEVTPEARRVLEVVGKATGASFEFEMGLVGGAAIDATGGPLPEAALRLCQQADAILFGSVGGPKWDSLPQEVRPERGLLRIRKELDLFANLRPAKCFPMLVDASPLKRSVVEGTDLMVIRELTAGLYFGEPRGREVLPGGGEKAINTMSYTTKEIERVVRAAFDVAMKRKKRLASVDKSNVLIVSQLWRDTVNRVAKDYPQVEVEHVLVDNCAMALIHKPTHFDTLVTENT